In one Bradyrhizobium cosmicum genomic region, the following are encoded:
- a CDS encoding DUF427 domain-containing protein, with the protein MKLPGPDHPITITQNPRRVRVTAGDIVIAETSKALTLKEAKYPAVQYVPRQDANMELLERTDRVTHCPYKGDASYYSVKADGKTLDNAIWTYETPFPAMTEISGHLAFYPDKVKIEEVG; encoded by the coding sequence ATGAAGCTCCCAGGGCCCGACCACCCCATCACCATCACCCAGAACCCCCGCCGCGTCCGCGTCACGGCTGGCGACATCGTGATCGCCGAGACCAGCAAGGCGCTGACCTTGAAAGAGGCCAAATACCCGGCGGTGCAATATGTGCCGCGGCAGGACGCCAACATGGAGTTGCTGGAGCGCACCGACCGCGTCACCCATTGCCCCTACAAGGGGGACGCGAGCTATTACAGCGTCAAGGCCGACGGCAAGACTCTGGACAACGCGATCTGGACCTACGAGACGCCCTTCCCCGCGATGACCGAGATTTCCGGTCACCTCGCCTTCTATCCGGACAAGGTGAAAATCGAGGAAGTGGGGTAG
- a CDS encoding DUF1328 domain-containing protein, whose protein sequence is MTILKWALIFLLVSIVAGVLGFTGISAASADIARFLFYVFVVIFLVLLILGLTIFRA, encoded by the coding sequence ATGACGATCCTGAAATGGGCGCTGATCTTCTTACTTGTTTCGATCGTGGCCGGCGTGCTCGGCTTCACCGGAATCTCGGCCGCTTCCGCCGACATCGCCCGCTTCCTGTTCTATGTCTTCGTCGTGATCTTCCTGGTGCTGCTGATACTCGGGCTCACGATCTTCAGGGCGTAG
- the grxD gene encoding Grx4 family monothiol glutaredoxin, translating into MSIEEFIANEVKSNDVVLFMKGTPQFPQCGFSGQVVQILDHIGVGYKGLNVLESAELRNGIKEFSNWPTIPQLYVKGEFVGGCDIVREMFQAGELQQLLSEKGVAVAA; encoded by the coding sequence ATGAGCATCGAGGAATTCATCGCCAACGAAGTGAAGTCGAACGACGTGGTTCTGTTCATGAAGGGTACGCCGCAATTTCCGCAGTGCGGTTTCTCCGGCCAGGTCGTCCAGATCCTCGACCACATCGGCGTCGGCTATAAAGGCCTCAACGTTCTGGAATCTGCCGAGCTGCGCAACGGCATCAAGGAATTCTCGAACTGGCCGACCATCCCGCAGCTTTACGTGAAGGGCGAGTTCGTCGGCGGCTGCGACATCGTCCGCGAGATGTTCCAGGCTGGCGAATTGCAGCAGCTCTTGTCCGAGAAGGGCGTCGCTGTCGCGGCCTGA
- a CDS encoding O-acetyl-ADP-ribose deacetylase, which translates to MPALTRRFGGAQLEVIVADITTLSVDAIVNAANTSLLGGGGVDGAIHRAAGPDLVAECRTLHGCKTGDARITKGYRLKAAHVIHTVGPVWNGGTLGEDDLLASCYRRSMELCREHELTSVAFPAISTGVFRFPADRAADIAVHTMIEGLPAAPSVARVVFCCFAEPSARLHAQALARHSGPCA; encoded by the coding sequence GTGCCCGCGCTGACGCGCCGGTTCGGCGGCGCGCAGCTCGAGGTCATCGTTGCTGACATCACCACACTGAGCGTTGATGCCATCGTCAACGCAGCCAACACGTCGCTCCTTGGCGGGGGCGGCGTTGACGGCGCGATCCATCGGGCGGCCGGGCCGGACCTGGTGGCAGAATGCCGTACGCTCCACGGCTGCAAAACGGGCGACGCCAGGATCACCAAGGGTTATCGGCTCAAGGCCGCGCATGTGATCCACACCGTCGGACCGGTCTGGAATGGCGGCACGCTGGGCGAGGACGATCTGCTGGCCTCCTGCTATCGCCGCTCGATGGAGCTGTGCCGGGAGCACGAACTGACCTCGGTGGCATTCCCCGCGATTTCGACCGGCGTTTTCCGTTTCCCCGCCGACCGGGCAGCCGATATCGCCGTTCACACGATGATTGAAGGGCTCCCGGCCGCGCCATCCGTTGCTCGCGTCGTGTTCTGCTGCTTTGCAGAGCCGAGCGCCAGGCTTCATGCCCAGGCGCTTGCGCGACACAGCGGCCCTTGTGCCTGA
- a CDS encoding low temperature requirement protein A → MAADNPRGAMFRVIVPNQHSRVTNAELFFDLVFVFAVTQVSHTLLHHFTPLGAVHVTVLFLAVWWVWVYTAWVTNWLDPDLTPVRILIFLMMLGGLVLSTTIPTAFEGRGLWFAIAYATMQVGRTAFWLLATPRHRTAVRHNAIRILVWLSISAVLWIAGGVVEGDTRLFLWIVAVGWEYIAPAVRFWVPKLGFSSVEAWRVEGGHMAERCSLFVIIALGEAVVVNGATFAELEWNAANMIAFISALIGSIAMWWIYFHRGAEAGAELISKSVDSGRLARLAYTYLHMPIIAGIILTAVSDELVLKHPAGHSDVRTIVSTIGGPLVFLVGTILFKHAIRGFLQLSHGIGIILLLALCWFAADLSPLWLSVATTVIMIVVAVWESVSLGAAPEEEAHESASGGSA, encoded by the coding sequence ATGGCTGCGGACAATCCGCGCGGCGCGATGTTTCGCGTCATCGTGCCGAACCAGCACAGCCGCGTCACCAATGCCGAGCTGTTCTTCGATCTCGTCTTCGTCTTCGCCGTCACGCAGGTGTCGCATACGCTGCTGCACCATTTCACGCCGCTCGGCGCCGTGCATGTCACGGTGCTGTTTCTCGCGGTGTGGTGGGTGTGGGTCTACACCGCCTGGGTCACCAACTGGCTCGATCCCGACCTGACGCCGGTCCGCATCCTGATCTTCCTGATGATGCTGGGCGGCCTCGTGCTGTCGACGACGATCCCGACCGCGTTCGAGGGGCGGGGCCTGTGGTTCGCGATCGCCTACGCCACGATGCAGGTCGGACGTACCGCGTTCTGGCTGCTTGCAACCCCGCGGCATCGGACGGCGGTTCGGCACAACGCGATCCGTATCCTGGTCTGGCTTTCCATATCTGCGGTGCTGTGGATTGCGGGCGGTGTCGTCGAGGGCGACACGCGGCTGTTTTTGTGGATCGTCGCGGTTGGCTGGGAGTACATTGCGCCAGCGGTGCGGTTTTGGGTCCCGAAGCTCGGCTTCTCCTCGGTCGAGGCCTGGCGCGTGGAAGGCGGCCATATGGCCGAACGCTGTTCGCTGTTCGTCATCATCGCGCTCGGCGAGGCCGTCGTCGTCAATGGCGCGACCTTTGCCGAGCTGGAGTGGAATGCGGCGAACATGATCGCGTTTATCTCCGCGCTTATCGGCAGCATCGCGATGTGGTGGATCTACTTCCACAGAGGTGCCGAGGCGGGCGCCGAACTGATCTCGAAAAGCGTGGATTCGGGCCGGCTCGCTCGGCTCGCCTACACCTATTTGCATATGCCGATCATCGCCGGCATCATCCTCACCGCGGTGTCGGACGAACTGGTGTTGAAGCATCCAGCCGGGCATTCCGATGTAAGGACCATCGTCAGCACCATCGGCGGGCCGCTGGTATTCCTGGTCGGCACCATCCTGTTCAAGCACGCGATTCGCGGTTTCCTCCAGCTCTCGCACGGCATCGGCATCATTTTGTTGCTGGCGCTGTGTTGGTTCGCCGCCGATCTCTCGCCGCTCTGGCTGTCGGTCGCGACCACCGTGATCATGATCGTGGTCGCGGTGTGGGAATCGGTGTCGCTGGGGGCGGCGCCGGAGGAGGAGGCGCACGAGAGCGCGTCCGGCGGTAGTGCTTGA
- a CDS encoding serine hydrolase domain-containing protein, with translation MKPWRSDAFGRRALIAALVLLSGAVGATAGPDGRAAHSFSPEGLAKISDYIRNEVATGKIPGAILLLQQHGKPVYYQQFGVRDVVTEISMSADTIFRLYSMSKPITSVMAMMLVEGGRLSLDDPVAKYIPAFAGMKVGVEKKAEDGKVALVLEPLERPVTIRDLLRHTAGLPYGYQGGGAVRELYAAANLFDSDLSNADFVAKVATLPLVEQPGTVWDYGHSTDVLGRVVEVISGKTLLQFEKERLLDPLHMTETAFFVADPAKFPRIAEPMPADRNINPTTQLRDIRRPVAWESGGAGMVGTIGDYARFTQMLLNGGSYEGRRYLKPETIALMASDHVGPETGIARDQNYYPGGSSGFGLGFAVRTSVPSGTSWPLGEYRWDGVGGTFFFIDPEDDVFGIFMVQTPSQRGRIQLALKTLIYQAMGR, from the coding sequence ATGAAGCCATGGAGAAGTGATGCGTTCGGGCGCCGCGCTTTGATCGCGGCGCTCGTCCTTCTGTCCGGGGCCGTGGGCGCGACGGCGGGTCCGGATGGACGCGCAGCGCACAGTTTCTCGCCCGAAGGCCTGGCAAAAATCTCCGACTACATCCGGAACGAGGTTGCGACTGGCAAGATCCCGGGTGCGATTCTGCTGCTGCAGCAGCACGGCAAGCCGGTCTATTACCAGCAGTTCGGCGTCCGCGACGTCGTCACTGAAATTTCGATGAGCGCGGACACGATCTTCCGCCTCTACTCGATGTCGAAGCCGATCACGTCAGTCATGGCGATGATGCTGGTCGAGGGGGGCAGGCTTTCGCTCGACGATCCTGTCGCGAAATACATTCCGGCGTTTGCCGGGATGAAGGTCGGCGTCGAGAAGAAGGCCGAGGACGGCAAGGTTGCGCTGGTGCTGGAGCCGCTGGAGCGTCCGGTCACGATCAGGGATCTGCTGCGCCATACCGCGGGTTTGCCCTACGGCTATCAAGGCGGCGGCGCGGTGCGAGAGCTCTACGCCGCGGCTAACCTCTTCGACAGCGATCTCAGCAATGCCGATTTCGTGGCGAAGGTCGCCACGCTGCCGTTGGTCGAGCAGCCCGGCACGGTGTGGGACTACGGCCATTCAACCGACGTGCTCGGTCGTGTCGTCGAGGTGATCTCGGGAAAGACGCTGCTGCAGTTCGAGAAGGAGCGGCTGCTCGATCCGCTTCACATGACCGAGACGGCGTTCTTCGTTGCCGATCCCGCCAAATTCCCGCGTATCGCCGAGCCGATGCCGGCCGACCGCAACATCAATCCGACGACGCAGCTGCGCGATATCAGGCGGCCGGTGGCATGGGAATCGGGTGGCGCCGGCATGGTCGGCACAATCGGCGACTATGCCCGCTTCACGCAGATGCTGTTGAACGGCGGCAGCTACGAGGGGCGGCGCTATCTCAAGCCCGAGACCATCGCGCTGATGGCGTCGGACCACGTCGGCCCCGAGACCGGGATCGCGCGCGACCAGAATTACTATCCGGGCGGGAGTTCCGGTTTCGGCCTCGGCTTCGCCGTCCGCACCTCGGTGCCGTCAGGCACGTCGTGGCCGCTCGGCGAATATCGCTGGGACGGCGTCGGCGGCACCTTCTTCTTCATCGATCCCGAAGACGATGTGTTCGGGATCTTCATGGTGCAGACACCGTCGCAGCGCGGCCGGATTCAGCTGGCGTTGAAGACGCTGATCTATCAGGCGATGGGGCGCTGA
- a CDS encoding acyltransferase family protein: protein MITMSHSATIGAEADAAPKARARNLSLDRTRTFLTLVVLLHHAVLPYTHFGHTDPASWIGFDVVVLATDSFFMAMFFFLSGLFTWSGIARKAPQVFLRDRLLRLGLPFVIAAFTVIPLAYYAIALRADPELTFASFWWKTITSGPWPSGPIWFVWVLLAFDLTASLLYRVSAHLVDPVNRVSLRGFDQPAVFWLLLVVVTAIVYVPALLYFGGSKWFELGPFSVQASRILLYFAYFFIGVSVGAANFDRGILSADGQLPKSRWTWVIVTPIPYCLMWVMIYIKREILGNPDPQPHWYQAIYSTFFVLFSGSILLAILAFFLHQKSPAPNLLDRMQADAYGMFLVHYPIALWIQYALFDYGWPAIVKAAIGFVLTVILSWGLTGALRKIPGASHVL, encoded by the coding sequence ATGATCACGATGTCACATTCCGCGACGATCGGTGCGGAGGCGGACGCCGCGCCGAAGGCCAGGGCGCGCAATCTGTCGCTGGATCGAACCCGCACCTTCCTGACGCTGGTGGTGCTGCTGCATCACGCCGTCCTTCCCTACACCCATTTCGGTCACACCGATCCCGCATCCTGGATCGGTTTCGACGTCGTCGTGCTCGCCACCGACAGCTTCTTCATGGCGATGTTCTTCTTCCTGTCGGGACTGTTCACGTGGTCCGGCATCGCGCGCAAGGCGCCGCAGGTTTTCCTGCGCGACCGCCTGTTGCGGCTCGGCCTGCCGTTCGTCATCGCGGCCTTCACCGTCATTCCGCTCGCCTATTACGCGATCGCGCTGCGGGCCGATCCCGAACTGACCTTCGCTTCCTTCTGGTGGAAGACGATCACATCAGGCCCGTGGCCGAGCGGTCCGATCTGGTTCGTATGGGTGCTGCTGGCGTTCGACCTGACCGCAAGCCTGCTCTACCGGGTCTCGGCGCATCTGGTCGACCCGGTCAACCGCGTCTCGCTGCGCGGCTTCGACCAGCCGGCCGTGTTCTGGCTGCTGCTCGTCGTCGTCACCGCAATCGTCTACGTGCCGGCGCTGCTCTATTTCGGCGGCAGCAAATGGTTCGAGCTCGGGCCGTTCTCGGTGCAGGCGAGCCGCATCCTGCTCTACTTCGCGTATTTCTTCATCGGCGTCAGCGTTGGTGCTGCGAATTTCGACCGCGGCATCCTCAGCGCCGACGGGCAGCTGCCGAAGAGCCGCTGGACGTGGGTTATCGTGACGCCGATCCCCTATTGCCTGATGTGGGTGATGATCTACATCAAGCGCGAAATCCTCGGCAATCCCGACCCGCAGCCGCATTGGTATCAGGCGATCTACAGCACGTTCTTCGTGCTGTTCTCGGGCTCGATCCTGCTCGCGATCCTCGCCTTCTTCCTGCACCAGAAGTCGCCCGCGCCGAACCTGCTCGACCGCATGCAGGCGGATGCCTACGGCATGTTCCTGGTGCACTACCCGATTGCGCTGTGGATCCAGTACGCGCTGTTCGACTACGGATGGCCGGCGATCGTGAAGGCCGCAATCGGCTTCGTGCTCACGGTGATCCTGAGCTGGGGACTGACGGGGGCCTTGCGGAAAATTCCGGGCGCGTCACACGTGTTGTGA
- a CDS encoding BolA family protein produces MPMDAHDIEAMIKAAIPDAEVTIRDLAGDGDHYAATVISESFRGKSRVQQHQIVYRSLQGQMGGVLHALALQTGVPGT; encoded by the coding sequence ATGCCCATGGACGCCCACGATATCGAGGCGATGATCAAGGCAGCAATCCCCGATGCCGAGGTGACGATCCGTGACCTCGCCGGCGATGGCGACCACTATGCCGCGACCGTGATCTCGGAATCCTTCCGCGGCAAGTCTCGCGTCCAGCAGCACCAGATCGTCTACCGGTCCCTGCAAGGCCAGATGGGCGGCGTGCTGCATGCGCTGGCGCTGCAAACCGGGGTGCCCGGTACTTGA
- the egtB gene encoding ergothioneine biosynthesis protein EgtB has protein sequence MEPGNANNVLLSCLEKNVTKQASATATSPISSPSSAPGNLAQRLEDAFLTVRNETERRAAPLSPEDQQIQSMPDASPAKWHRAHTTWFWEQFLLGEHAPGYRPFHPDFAFLFNSYYVSAGPRHARGHRGDITRPSAGEVGAYRKYVDAAVVKFFREAGEDKLQALAPRVEVGLNHEQQHQELMFTDILHAFAQNPVSPAYDPNWRFPAATRTGENWLSLNEGIHTVGHVDDSFHFDNEKPAHRALVGPVKIARNLVTNAEWLAFMRDGGYAKATLWLMDGFASASKEDWQAPGHWREVDGQWQVMTLAGLKPIDPDAPVCHISYYEADAFARWAGKHLPTEMEWEVAARAGALNDAFGIVWQWTRSSYSPYPGYRAVEGALGEYNGKFMVNQLVLRGSSLATPEGHSRITYRNFFYPHHRWQFTGLRLADYE, from the coding sequence TTGGAACCGGGCAACGCGAACAACGTTCTCTTGTCCTGTCTGGAGAAAAACGTGACGAAACAAGCCTCCGCTACGGCCACCTCCCCGATTTCGTCACCGTCCTCCGCCCCGGGCAACCTCGCCCAGCGGCTGGAAGACGCATTTCTCACCGTCCGCAACGAGACCGAGCGGCGGGCCGCTCCCCTGTCGCCCGAGGACCAGCAGATCCAGTCCATGCCGGACGCAAGCCCGGCGAAATGGCACCGGGCGCACACCACCTGGTTCTGGGAGCAGTTCCTGCTCGGCGAGCACGCGCCCGGCTACCGGCCCTTCCATCCCGATTTCGCGTTCCTGTTCAATTCCTATTACGTCAGCGCCGGCCCGCGCCATGCACGGGGGCATCGCGGCGACATCACCCGGCCGAGTGCTGGCGAGGTCGGCGCCTATCGAAAATATGTCGACGCGGCTGTCGTCAAATTCTTCCGCGAGGCCGGCGAGGACAAGCTTCAGGCCTTGGCGCCGCGGGTCGAGGTCGGGCTCAACCACGAGCAGCAGCACCAGGAATTGATGTTCACCGACATCCTGCACGCCTTCGCACAAAATCCGGTCTCACCGGCTTACGATCCGAACTGGCGCTTTCCGGCCGCGACACGGACGGGCGAAAATTGGTTGTCTCTGAACGAAGGCATTCACACCGTCGGGCATGTCGATGACAGCTTCCATTTCGACAACGAGAAGCCGGCGCATCGCGCCTTGGTCGGCCCGGTCAAGATCGCCCGCAATCTCGTCACCAACGCCGAATGGCTCGCCTTCATGCGCGACGGCGGCTATGCGAAAGCGACCCTGTGGCTGATGGACGGCTTTGCTTCCGCCAGCAAGGAAGACTGGCAGGCTCCGGGCCATTGGCGCGAGGTCGACGGTCAATGGCAGGTGATGACACTGGCGGGGCTCAAGCCGATCGATCCCGACGCCCCGGTCTGCCACATCAGCTACTACGAGGCCGATGCGTTTGCGCGCTGGGCCGGAAAGCACCTGCCGACCGAGATGGAATGGGAGGTTGCGGCCCGCGCGGGCGCGCTCAACGATGCCTTCGGCATCGTCTGGCAGTGGACCCGTTCCTCCTATTCACCCTACCCCGGCTATCGCGCGGTCGAAGGCGCGCTCGGCGAATACAACGGCAAGTTCATGGTCAACCAGCTGGTGCTGCGCGGCTCCTCGCTCGCAACCCCGGAAGGGCACAGCCGTATCACCTATCGCAACTTCTTCTATCCGCACCACCGCTGGCAGTTCACGGGATTGCGGCTCGCCGATTACGAGTAA
- a CDS encoding serine hydrolase domain-containing protein, whose translation MISRSGLRSFVCGTLVALGAVTLARAEGTYEIPAGAHFNPEKLSRISEFFKNEVATGKIAGATVLIKQHGKPVYHEAFGVQDVASKAPITDKTIFRLFSMSKAITSVVAVQLIEDGKIKLDDPVSKYIPSFANVKVGVEKKADDGTKSLELVPPTRPMTVLDLMRHTSGVTYGFYGDSLVRKAYRDANIYAGDFDLAEFAERIAKLPLHNQPGALWQYGHSTDILARVMEVATSKPLIDIMREKLLGPLGMVDTGFFVTDPEKQKLLAQPVPNDSDFRVGRINDPTVVKKIQFASGGMVTTMADYERFAQMLLNGGSLDGKTILKPDTFKLMVTDQVGPGSGVDRDYFYFPGDGFGFGLGLAVRTDPGNAKPPPPGNLGELKWDGASGCYFVIDPKQDMFFVLLEQTPTERQRVQRTLKQLVYEAMEK comes from the coding sequence ATGATTTCACGGTCTGGACTGCGCTCGTTCGTCTGCGGCACGCTGGTCGCGTTAGGTGCGGTCACGCTCGCGCGCGCTGAGGGCACCTACGAGATTCCGGCCGGCGCGCATTTCAATCCGGAGAAGCTCTCGAGGATCAGCGAGTTCTTCAAGAACGAGGTCGCGACCGGCAAGATCGCCGGCGCAACCGTGTTGATCAAGCAGCATGGCAAGCCGGTCTACCACGAAGCGTTCGGCGTGCAGGACGTGGCGAGCAAGGCGCCGATCACGGACAAGACGATCTTCCGCTTGTTCTCGATGAGCAAGGCGATCACGTCCGTCGTCGCGGTGCAGTTGATCGAGGACGGCAAGATCAAGCTGGATGATCCCGTCTCGAAATACATCCCGTCCTTCGCCAATGTGAAGGTCGGCGTCGAGAAGAAGGCCGACGACGGCACCAAGTCGCTCGAGCTCGTGCCGCCCACGCGGCCGATGACCGTGCTCGACCTGATGCGCCACACGTCCGGCGTCACCTATGGCTTCTATGGCGACAGCTTGGTGCGCAAGGCCTATCGCGACGCCAACATCTATGCCGGCGATTTCGACCTTGCCGAGTTTGCTGAGCGGATCGCGAAACTGCCGCTGCACAATCAGCCGGGCGCGCTCTGGCAATACGGCCATTCCACCGACATCCTGGCGCGCGTGATGGAGGTCGCGACCAGCAAGCCGTTAATCGACATCATGCGGGAGAAGCTGTTGGGCCCGCTCGGCATGGTCGACACCGGGTTCTTCGTCACCGACCCCGAGAAGCAGAAGCTCCTGGCGCAGCCGGTGCCGAACGACAGTGATTTCCGGGTCGGCCGGATCAACGATCCGACCGTCGTCAAGAAGATCCAGTTCGCCAGCGGCGGCATGGTCACGACCATGGCGGACTATGAGCGCTTTGCGCAGATGCTGCTCAACGGCGGCAGCCTCGACGGCAAGACCATCCTCAAGCCCGACACCTTCAAGCTGATGGTGACCGACCAGGTCGGCCCGGGTTCCGGCGTCGATCGTGATTACTTCTACTTTCCTGGGGACGGTTTTGGCTTCGGCCTCGGGCTCGCGGTCCGCACCGATCCCGGCAATGCCAAACCGCCGCCGCCCGGCAATCTCGGCGAATTGAAGTGGGACGGCGCCTCCGGCTGCTATTTCGTGATCGACCCCAAGCAGGACATGTTCTTTGTTCTGCTGGAGCAGACCCCGACCGAGCGCCAGCGCGTGCAGCGGACATTGAAGCAGTTGGTCTATGAAGCCATGGAGAAGTGA
- the egtD gene encoding L-histidine N(alpha)-methyltransferase, protein MNVHASALAEAHLPDEQTTAFAREAIEDLSQQPKKLSPKYFYDATGSELFEAITRLPEYYPTRTELSILKERGSEIAKIIPEHAALVEFGAGATTKVRLLLNQCKFAAYVPVDISGDFLKAQANGLKRDFPSLGIYPVAADFTTPFELPKAVASMPKVGFFPGSTIGNFEPEQAQAFLKSAREILGAGAQMIIGADLEKDERVLHDAYNDAAGVTARFNLNVLVRINRELGGNFDLSAFTHRAIYNRERHRIEMHLISKKNQTVRLLGTSFSFRPGESIHTENSYKYSLERFAALAQGAGWKVRESWTDAAKMFSVHALEVAE, encoded by the coding sequence ATGAATGTGCACGCCAGCGCTTTGGCCGAAGCCCATCTTCCCGACGAGCAGACCACCGCCTTCGCCCGCGAAGCCATCGAGGACCTGTCGCAGCAGCCGAAAAAGCTGTCGCCGAAATATTTCTACGACGCGACCGGTTCGGAGCTGTTCGAGGCGATCACGCGCCTGCCGGAATATTATCCCACCCGCACCGAGCTATCGATCCTGAAGGAGCGTGGCAGCGAGATCGCGAAGATCATTCCGGAGCATGCGGCGCTGGTCGAGTTCGGCGCGGGCGCGACCACGAAGGTCCGCCTGCTGCTCAACCAGTGCAAGTTCGCGGCCTATGTGCCCGTCGACATCTCCGGCGATTTTTTGAAGGCGCAGGCCAACGGCCTGAAGCGGGACTTTCCGTCGCTCGGCATCTATCCGGTGGCAGCCGATTTCACCACCCCGTTCGAGCTGCCAAAGGCGGTCGCTTCAATGCCCAAGGTCGGCTTCTTCCCCGGCTCGACCATCGGCAATTTCGAGCCGGAGCAGGCCCAAGCTTTCCTAAAGAGCGCACGCGAGATTCTGGGTGCGGGAGCTCAGATGATCATCGGCGCCGACCTCGAGAAGGACGAGCGTGTGCTCCACGACGCCTACAACGATGCGGCTGGCGTCACCGCGCGCTTCAATCTCAATGTGCTGGTGCGCATCAACCGCGAGCTCGGCGGCAATTTCGATCTATCCGCCTTCACCCATCGCGCGATCTACAATCGCGAGCGGCACCGCATCGAGATGCACCTGATCAGCAAGAAGAACCAGACCGTGCGGCTGCTCGGCACCAGCTTCTCGTTCCGCCCGGGCGAGAGCATTCACACCGAGAACAGCTACAAATACAGCCTCGAGCGTTTTGCCGCGCTAGCGCAAGGTGCGGGCTGGAAGGTGCGCGAGAGCTGGACGGATGCCGCGAAGATGTTTTCGGTGCATGCGCTTGAGGTGGCGGAGTAA
- a CDS encoding alpha/beta fold hydrolase: MPRKAARLVGVSLLGAAGVLLAVAAAGLGFRAYRQHLAIETLAIRSPKGVQEGEFVDIGGIRQWIQIRGEDRDNPVLLFVHGGPGGTTLPISSGWLPWEKHFTVVQWDQRGTGRTYGAAGGALAPTMTLERMTQDGVELAEYLRAHLRKERIVLVGHSWGSFLGIHMVKQRPDLFSAYVGAGQVVGRTTFEKAFELTIGRLQRLAAATNNREALAELAPIASQPTLTPENRLIADRWSSALGLPPADGFQITGPVPPLFMPGLSLLDLYNWRRGAIFSARYLTGRKGPMFQSDTASLGFEFSIPMFFIEGEEDGVTPGEPAERYFKEITAPHKEFVWVSGGDHFIPFDRPDQFLAELVARVMPFARD; the protein is encoded by the coding sequence ATGCCACGCAAGGCCGCAAGACTGGTTGGGGTCTCGTTGCTGGGAGCGGCTGGCGTCCTCCTTGCGGTGGCCGCTGCCGGACTGGGGTTTCGCGCCTATCGCCAGCACCTTGCGATCGAAACCCTCGCGATCCGCTCGCCCAAGGGCGTCCAGGAGGGTGAGTTCGTCGATATCGGCGGCATCAGGCAATGGATTCAAATCCGCGGTGAGGATCGGGATAACCCGGTTCTCCTGTTTGTCCACGGGGGACCCGGAGGCACCACGTTGCCGATCTCGTCGGGTTGGCTGCCGTGGGAAAAGCATTTTACCGTTGTGCAGTGGGACCAGCGCGGCACCGGCCGCACCTATGGCGCGGCTGGTGGCGCGCTCGCGCCAACCATGACACTTGAGCGCATGACGCAGGATGGTGTCGAACTGGCCGAGTATCTGCGAGCGCATCTACGCAAGGAGAGGATAGTCCTGGTTGGGCATTCCTGGGGCTCGTTTTTGGGCATTCACATGGTGAAGCAACGCCCGGATCTGTTCTCTGCCTATGTCGGCGCAGGTCAGGTGGTTGGCAGGACGACATTCGAGAAGGCCTTCGAGCTCACGATCGGGCGCCTGCAAAGGCTTGCGGCAGCCACCAACAATCGCGAGGCCCTGGCGGAATTGGCGCCGATCGCTTCACAACCGACCCTCACCCCGGAAAATCGCCTGATTGCGGACAGATGGAGCAGCGCGCTGGGTCTGCCGCCCGCCGATGGTTTCCAAATTACAGGTCCCGTCCCACCGCTTTTCATGCCCGGGCTCTCGCTGCTCGATTTGTACAATTGGCGAAGAGGTGCGATCTTCTCGGCCAGGTATCTGACCGGACGAAAAGGGCCGATGTTTCAGAGCGACACGGCCTCGCTCGGGTTCGAATTTTCGATCCCGATGTTCTTCATCGAGGGCGAGGAGGACGGCGTGACGCCGGGCGAACCCGCCGAGCGCTATTTCAAAGAGATCACCGCCCCGCACAAGGAGTTTGTTTGGGTCAGCGGCGGCGACCATTTCATTCCGTTCGATCGCCCTGATCAGTTCTTGGCGGAGCTGGTGGCCCGCGTCATGCCCTTCGCACGCGACTGA